A single window of Bradyrhizobium daqingense DNA harbors:
- the gatB gene encoding Asp-tRNA(Asn)/Glu-tRNA(Gln) amidotransferase subunit GatB, translating into MSTATHKLLKGATGDWEMVIGMEIHAQVTSNSKLFSGASTAFGGEPNSHVSLVDAAMPGMLPVINEECVRQAVRTGLGLNAKINLRSVFDRKNYFYPDLPQGYQISQYKSPIVGEGEVLVELDGGRSVSIGIERLHLEQDAGKLLHDRSPTMSNVDLNRSGVALMEIVSKPDIRDAEQAKAYVTKLRSILRYLGTCDGDMEKGSLRADVNVSVRKPGGPLGTRCEIKNMNSINFIGQAIEYEARRQIEIIEEGGAIDQETRLYDPNKGETRSMRSKEEAHDYRYFPDPDLLPLEFSQDFVDELKAKLPELPDQKKTRFVADFGLSAYDASVLVAERESAVFYETVLDRLGNRARDGKMAANWVINELFGRLNKEGRDITASPVNAEQLAAIIDLIGEGTISGKIAKDLFEIVWQEGGDPRALVESRGMKQVTDLSAIEKVVDDIIAANPDKAAQVKDKPQSLGWFVGQVMKASGGKANPQSVNELLKSKLGV; encoded by the coding sequence ATGAGCACGGCCACGCACAAGCTTCTCAAGGGCGCCACCGGTGACTGGGAGATGGTAATCGGCATGGAGATCCATGCCCAGGTGACGTCTAACTCGAAGCTTTTCTCGGGCGCCTCGACCGCGTTCGGAGGCGAGCCGAACAGCCATGTGTCGCTGGTGGACGCCGCGATGCCCGGCATGCTGCCCGTCATTAACGAGGAATGCGTCAGACAGGCTGTCCGGACCGGGCTCGGGCTCAATGCGAAGATCAATCTGCGTTCGGTATTCGACCGCAAGAATTATTTCTATCCGGACCTGCCGCAGGGTTACCAGATCAGCCAGTACAAGTCTCCGATCGTCGGCGAGGGCGAGGTGCTGGTCGAGCTCGATGGCGGCCGCAGCGTCAGCATCGGCATCGAGCGGCTGCATCTGGAGCAGGACGCCGGCAAGTTGCTGCACGACCGATCGCCGACCATGTCCAATGTCGATCTCAATCGCTCCGGCGTGGCGCTGATGGAGATCGTCTCCAAGCCCGACATCCGCGACGCCGAGCAGGCCAAGGCCTATGTGACCAAGCTGCGCTCCATCCTGCGCTATCTCGGCACCTGCGACGGCGACATGGAGAAGGGAAGCCTGCGCGCCGACGTCAACGTCTCGGTGCGGAAGCCCGGCGGGCCGCTCGGCACGCGCTGCGAGATCAAGAACATGAACTCGATCAACTTCATTGGCCAGGCGATCGAGTACGAAGCGCGGCGCCAGATCGAGATCATCGAGGAGGGTGGGGCGATCGACCAGGAGACGCGGCTCTACGATCCCAACAAGGGCGAGACGCGCTCGATGCGCTCGAAGGAAGAGGCGCACGACTACCGTTACTTCCCCGATCCCGACCTGCTGCCGCTGGAGTTCAGCCAGGACTTCGTCGACGAGCTGAAGGCGAAGCTGCCGGAGCTGCCGGACCAGAAGAAGACGCGCTTCGTCGCCGATTTCGGCCTGTCGGCGTATGATGCGAGCGTGCTGGTCGCCGAGCGCGAGAGTGCGGTATTCTACGAGACGGTGCTCGACAGGCTCGGCAACCGCGCGCGTGACGGCAAGATGGCGGCGAATTGGGTGATCAACGAGCTGTTCGGCCGTCTCAACAAGGAAGGCAGGGATATTACGGCCTCTCCGGTCAACGCCGAGCAGCTCGCAGCGATCATCGACCTGATCGGCGAAGGCACGATCTCCGGCAAGATCGCCAAGGATCTGTTCGAGATCGTCTGGCAGGAGGGCGGCGATCCCCGCGCGCTGGTGGAAAGCCGCGGCATGAAGCAGGTCACGGATCTTTCGGCGATCGAAAAGGTTGTCGACGACATCATCGCGGCCAATCCCGACAAGGCCGCGCAGGTGAAGGACAAGCCGCAGTCGCTCGGCTGGTTCGTCGGCCAGGTGATGAAGGCGTCCGGCGGCAAGGCCAACCCGCAGAGCGTTAACGAGCTGCTCAAGTCCAAGCTCGGCGTCTAG